The DNA segment TTACAGGTAATTCTCAAGGAATAGATATTTATTGGAGTTTAGCTTTTATAGAAGGAAAAAATAATTACTACCAAGTAATGATATGGACACTTGCCGATAAGAAAGAGCAATATAAAGAGACTATGAAGGCTATGATAAACTCATTTAAAGAGACTAATAAAAGTAAAAAATAAGCTTTAGCAAATATTTGAATGTATATGAGTAAGCATAATTGGTAATAGTTGCTAAATTTGCACTCTAAAATTGAACACAATGTATAGAAGCCATAATTGCGGTGAGCTAACAGCAGCCAATATAGACCAAGAAGTAACTTTATCCGGATGGGTACAAAAAACACGTAACAAAGGCTTCCTTGTATGGGCAGACCTTAGAGACCGTTATGGCGTTACTCAACTTATATTTGATGAAGAGCGTACAGATGCCAAAGTTTTTAAACAAGCCGAAGCGCTAGGTAGAGAATTTGTTATACAAGTAAAAGGTATCGTAATAGAGCGTGTATCTAAAAACCCAAATATGCCTACTGGCGATATAGAAATACTAGTAAAAGAGCTTGCTATACTAAATACAGCTATAACACCTCCTTTTACAATCGAAGATGAAACTGATGGTGGTGAAGACATCCGTATGAAATACCGTTACCTCGACATTCGTCGTAATCCTGTAAAAAACAGCTTACTATTTCGTCATAAAGTAGCCATGGAGGTACGTAACTACTTGTCTAAACAAGGGTTTATAGAGGTAGAAACCCCTGTATTAATAAAAAGTACTCCAGAGGGGGCTCGTGACTTTGTTGTACCAAGCCGCATGAACGAAGGGCAGTTCTATGCCCTGCCACAATCGCCACAAACCTTTAAGCAATTACTAATGGTGGGTGGTATGGATAAGTACTTCCAAATTGTGAAATGTTTTCGTGATGAAGACCTTAGAGCTGACCGTCAGCCAGAGTTTACACAAATAGACTGCGAAATGGCTTTTGTAGAGCAAGAAGACATTGTACAAACTTTTGAAGGACTAGCAAGCCACTTACTTAAAGAACTTAAAGGTGTAGAAACAGGTACATTCCCGAGAATGACCTATGACGAAGCCATGAAAAAATATGGTAACGACAAACCAGACATCCGTTTTGGGATGGAGTTTGGCGAACTAAACGAAGTAGCACAACACAAAGAGTTTGGTGTATTTAATAACTCAGAACTTGTTGTTGGTATAGCTGCACCAGGATGTGCATCATACACTCGTAAAGAAATAGATGCCCTTATCGACTGGGTAAAACGCCCACAAGTAGGTGCTACAGGAATGGTTTATGCAAAATATAATGAAGATGGTACTATCAAATCATCTGTAGATAAATTTTACGACCAAGAAGACCTTAAAAAATGGGCAGAAGCTACAGGCGCACAACCAGGAGACCTTATACTAATACTAAGTGGTGATGCTAATAAAACCCGTGCTCGCCTTAGTGCGCTACGTATGGAACTAGCTACACGACTAGGGTTAAGAAATCCAGAAGTATTTGCTCCATTATGGGTTATGGATTTCCCGCTATTAGAATGGGATGAAGAAACAGAACGATTCCATGCTATGCACCACCCATTTACATCGCCAAAACCAGAAGATATGCCGCTACTAGAAACAGATCCAGGTAAGGTAAGGGCGAATGCTTATGACCTTATACTGAATGGTAACGAAATAGGCGGTGGTTCTATCAGGATACACGATAAAGCTACACAACAGCTTATGTTTAAATACTTAGGCTTTACCGAAGAAGAAGCAAAAGCACAGTTTGGTTTCCTTATGGATGCTTTCCAGTATGGTGCACCACCACACGGCGGGCTTGCCTTTGGGTTTGACAGGCTTGTAGCAATATTAGGCGGACAGGAAACTATTAGAGATTTTATTGCTTTCCCAAAAAACAACTCAGGTCGTGATGTAATGATTGATGCGCCTTCGGCAATTGATGATACACAACTCAAAGAACTGAGCATAAAGCTAAACCTCTAATATTAATTTTTTCTGTTTATAAATTTCTTTAAAAAAAATTCAAACTCCTGTAAATCAATTTATTTTTATGTAAATTTTTCAATATTATCTTTGCAGTCTCATAATAAAGTTTACCTTTGACAATTATTAATTATTTTTTTATTACAGAATGCGAACAGGCAAAGTTAAATTTTTCAATGAGTCCAAAGGTTATGGATTTATTACAGACGACGAAACAGGTAAAGACATCTTTGTACACGCTACAGGAATCAAAACGGAGGATCTTCGTGAAGGTGATAGTGTAAGCTACGAAGAAGAAGAAGGAAGAAAAGGTAAAGTAGCTGCTCAGGTAGTAGCGATCTAAGACAATATAAATACTATTGCTTACCTATTGAAAATTTAAGAGCCGCTCAAAAGAGCGGCTCTTTTTTTTGTTTTTAAGAATAAAACCACCACCATCCTCAACCCAAACCACCATATGTTAATAATTCGTTAACAATAAAAATAATTCACCAGCAATTCTATAAAAAAGCAAAGTACAATGTTTTGTAATTTTTATTCATTCTAAATAAAAATTAACACAAATAAACCGATACAAAAAGCAAACCTTGATTTAGTTTAAAAATTGACGTGTATATTTGTGAATTATTATTAAAAATCTAAGCTATCATGCAAACTACACAGGTAGATTACTTCCCGATAATTATGCAGCTATTACTAGCTGTTGGTTTTGTAGTAGGTACTATTATAATTTCAAGCTTTCTAGGACCAAAGAGGCACTCTATTAACAAAGATAAAAACTTTGAATGTGGTGTTGAATCTATTGGTAATGCTAGAATACCATTCTCTGTAAAATATTTTCTTGTTGCCATATTATTTGTTTTATTTGACGTAGAGGTAATATTTATGTATCCTTGGGCAGTAAACTTTAGAGCAATGGGCTTTGAAGGTTTAGCAAAGATGGGTATCTTTATGTTTTTACTGATAGTAGGCTTCTTCTATGTAATGAAGAAAAAAGGCCTAGAGTGGGAATAACAACACCTAATAACCATAATTAATAAGTATAATGAGCGATTCATCAGACATACAATTAGTTAACGCTCCCGAAGGAGTAGAGGGAAACGGATTTTTTGCCACTAAGCTCGACGATGTAGTAGGGCTTGCACGTGCTAATTCGTTATGGCCTTTACCATTTGCCACCTCATGCTGCGGTATCGAGTTTATGGCAACTATGGGTGCAAATTATGATTTAGCACGTTTCGGTTCAGAGCGTATGAGTTTTTCACCACGCCAAGCCGATATGCTTTTAGTAATGGGTACCATCGCCAAAAAAATGGCACCAATATTACGTCAGGTTTACGAGCAAATGAGCGAGCCACGTTGGGTTATCGCTGTTGGAGCTTGTGCATCATCTGGTGGTGTATTCGACACTTATTCTGTATTACAAGGTATAGATAAGGTAATACCTGTAGATGTTTATGTACCAGGTTGCCCACCAAGACCAGAGCAAATACTTGATGGTATTATGGAATTACAAGAAATAGTAAAATCAGAATCCGTACGCAGGAGAAGCTCTCCAGAATATAAAGAATTATTGGCATCTTATAATATTTCATAAAGACACTATGGCTTTAGAAACATCTGTTATACAAGACAAGCTCACAAATAAATTCGGCGACAATGTTACCGAATTTAACCAAATAAAAGATATTTTCACCTTTGAAGTCGCACCAGATAGCATGAATGATGTTATGCGTTTTCTAAAAGAAGACTCGGTGTTGCGCTTTAACTTCCTTACTGACCTTTGTGGAGTACATTATCCCGATAATGAAAAAGACAAACAGTTTGCTATGGTTTACCATATGCATAACTGGGTAGATAATATTCGCATAAGGTTTAAAAGTTTCCTTAACGGAGATAACCCTGAAATTGACACAGTTACCAATCTATTTTTGAGTGCTAACTGGCAAGAGCGTGAAACCTATGATTTCTACGGAATTATATTTAAAGGACACCCACAATTGAAAAGGATATTAAATATGGATGAGATGGTGTCGTTCCCTTTACGAAAAGAATTCCCGCTAGAAGACGGTGGAAGGACTGATAAAGACGACCGCTTTTTTGGACGAACAACTGATAATCGCTAATAATGAACCTGAATAAATTGTAATATAAATGTCAGACCTATTATTACCACCAGAGCAACGCTATGCCGAAATGATTGCCAAAAGGCAAAACGAAGATGGTAGCGAGCTTTCTGTACTTAACTTAGGGCCCACCCACCCTGCTACACACGGTATATTCCAAAATATATTGTTAATGGATGGCGAGCGAATACTGGATGGCGAAGGTACTGTAGGGTACATTCACCGCGCATTTGAAAAAATTGCCGAGAACAGACCCTTTTATCAGATAACACCACTTACTGACAGGATGAACTACTGCTCCTCTCCTATCAATAATATGGGATGGTGGATGACTTTAGAAAAAACACTTGATATAGAAGTACCTAAAAGAGTACAATATTTAAGGGTTATTATTATGGAGCTGGCACGTATAGCCGACCACATAATATGTAACTCAGTATTAGCTGTTGATACAGGTGCACTTACAGGGTTTTTATACGTATTTCAATACAGAGAAAAAATATACGAAATATACGAAGAGATATGTGGTGCAAGACTTACCACAAATATGGGACGTATAGGTGGATTTGAAAGAGACTGGAGCCCAGCTGTATTCGAAAAAATAAATGTATTTTTAGAAGATTTTCCTGCTGTATGGCAAGAGTTTGAAAACCTACTTACACGTAACAGAATTTTTATGGACAGAACTATAGGTGTAGGACCTATATCTGCCGAAAAAGCGATGAGTT comes from the Flavobacterium arcticum genome and includes:
- the aspS gene encoding aspartate--tRNA ligase, with amino-acid sequence MYRSHNCGELTAANIDQEVTLSGWVQKTRNKGFLVWADLRDRYGVTQLIFDEERTDAKVFKQAEALGREFVIQVKGIVIERVSKNPNMPTGDIEILVKELAILNTAITPPFTIEDETDGGEDIRMKYRYLDIRRNPVKNSLLFRHKVAMEVRNYLSKQGFIEVETPVLIKSTPEGARDFVVPSRMNEGQFYALPQSPQTFKQLLMVGGMDKYFQIVKCFRDEDLRADRQPEFTQIDCEMAFVEQEDIVQTFEGLASHLLKELKGVETGTFPRMTYDEAMKKYGNDKPDIRFGMEFGELNEVAQHKEFGVFNNSELVVGIAAPGCASYTRKEIDALIDWVKRPQVGATGMVYAKYNEDGTIKSSVDKFYDQEDLKKWAEATGAQPGDLILILSGDANKTRARLSALRMELATRLGLRNPEVFAPLWVMDFPLLEWDEETERFHAMHHPFTSPKPEDMPLLETDPGKVRANAYDLILNGNEIGGGSIRIHDKATQQLMFKYLGFTEEEAKAQFGFLMDAFQYGAPPHGGLAFGFDRLVAILGGQETIRDFIAFPKNNSGRDVMIDAPSAIDDTQLKELSIKLNL
- a CDS encoding cold-shock protein, which codes for MRTGKVKFFNESKGYGFITDDETGKDIFVHATGIKTEDLREGDSVSYEEEEGRKGKVAAQVVAI
- a CDS encoding NADH-quinone oxidoreductase subunit A, with product MQTTQVDYFPIIMQLLLAVGFVVGTIIISSFLGPKRHSINKDKNFECGVESIGNARIPFSVKYFLVAILFVLFDVEVIFMYPWAVNFRAMGFEGLAKMGIFMFLLIVGFFYVMKKKGLEWE
- a CDS encoding NADH-quinone oxidoreductase subunit B — protein: MSDSSDIQLVNAPEGVEGNGFFATKLDDVVGLARANSLWPLPFATSCCGIEFMATMGANYDLARFGSERMSFSPRQADMLLVMGTIAKKMAPILRQVYEQMSEPRWVIAVGACASSGGVFDTYSVLQGIDKVIPVDVYVPGCPPRPEQILDGIMELQEIVKSESVRRRSSPEYKELLASYNIS
- a CDS encoding NADH-quinone oxidoreductase subunit C, with translation MALETSVIQDKLTNKFGDNVTEFNQIKDIFTFEVAPDSMNDVMRFLKEDSVLRFNFLTDLCGVHYPDNEKDKQFAMVYHMHNWVDNIRIRFKSFLNGDNPEIDTVTNLFLSANWQERETYDFYGIIFKGHPQLKRILNMDEMVSFPLRKEFPLEDGGRTDKDDRFFGRTTDNR
- a CDS encoding NADH-quinone oxidoreductase subunit D, whose product is MSDLLLPPEQRYAEMIAKRQNEDGSELSVLNLGPTHPATHGIFQNILLMDGERILDGEGTVGYIHRAFEKIAENRPFYQITPLTDRMNYCSSPINNMGWWMTLEKTLDIEVPKRVQYLRVIIMELARIADHIICNSVLAVDTGALTGFLYVFQYREKIYEIYEEICGARLTTNMGRIGGFERDWSPAVFEKINVFLEDFPAVWQEFENLLTRNRIFMDRTIGVGPISAEKAMSYGFTGPNLRAAGIDYDVRVMQPYSSYEDFEFDVPVGEAGDTYDRFCVRNAEVWESLKIIRQALDKLPEGPFHADVPDYYLPPKEDVYNNMEALIYHFKIVMGEVPVPKTEVYHAVEGGNGELGFYLITDGSRTPYRLHFRRPCFIYYQAFNEMVKGQMLSDAIATLSSLNVIAGELDA